A window from uncultured Desulfobacter sp. encodes these proteins:
- the bamA gene encoding outer membrane protein assembly factor BamA has protein sequence MIRRYISLVFAACVFFSMPVFAADAVKVAGINIKVDSPAEKQALWQSVAASFIPIKVGDDYTLGVMDTAIKALTDSQLFEFIHVPDPEKTQQGMVVVFEVTPFPRIRDIHINHAFPLFEQEVLNAMTIKAGGVYQAQKMEEQAQRVEKLFKGQGFYQPKVNISAVKQGDCYSIDVDIDKGPFHQIRKVVFIGNDHIGQARLRLMTGIWRTSLLPWQGNRFTEKKMKDDIKKVMQFYRKKGYADVQVTAQPLPVEGRDGLDVVFTIDEGPLYDIDIQGNDAMYTWMLKKELLLEDNGNKNDFALKKSMRNIKKRYEIKGFQDVNVKDEDTPSKDPGVRQVNIVIDEGEKYTVSELKISGADTLPLEELKKNILTEEKGAFSQAELKDDLKAVKAVYFSKGFTKTRVNKKVKISDRPDKKGKQVAVEIIIKEGPRTKIQQVDIQGLSVISLDEAHGVLAMKAGDWYNSAQINDDISALKQKVAEQGYPHVQIKEDAKFSKDKTRIQISYGVDQGPKVVVGKIFYAGTLRMNQKELEDEMAIAPGEPFSMMKIVESRRNIQDLTAVDTVRIRVAGLKTRQSEVDLIVEISEKKPYYVELAGGYDTSRHLYMETGIGDKDFLGHNLNAQAGLEWSQVGYGMNVSLTEPRFLSTRVTSTSKVYTKETEAFNKDYGTRTYGLSQTFLRNFSNKKASVFVGGGYEYRDQYLRVDRTLDDDEKDDYGVRHIGQVNTGLTWRTTDSLVRPRNGVLAMTTFDVLKGVGSSQDDFYRYALELRYYWSATDDLVIAMRGRYGCMGTYGGNDHIADDQLYYLGGASTVRGFDENMLQHDDDDDAVGGRSMMLGSVEARYDLGLNYEFALFFDTGALTQIQEPDISESFRSSVGIGLRRQTPVGPISVLYGWKLDPQAGESKGCFYFSMGYTF, from the coding sequence TCATGGATACGGCGATCAAAGCGTTAACGGACTCCCAGCTTTTTGAGTTCATTCATGTGCCTGATCCTGAGAAAACCCAGCAGGGCATGGTTGTTGTTTTTGAAGTAACGCCGTTTCCCAGGATACGGGATATTCATATTAATCATGCGTTTCCTTTGTTTGAGCAGGAAGTGTTGAATGCCATGACCATCAAGGCCGGCGGTGTATACCAGGCCCAGAAAATGGAAGAGCAGGCCCAGCGGGTGGAAAAATTGTTCAAAGGCCAGGGGTTTTATCAGCCAAAGGTGAATATCTCTGCCGTGAAACAGGGTGATTGCTATAGTATTGATGTGGATATTGACAAGGGCCCTTTTCACCAAATCCGAAAAGTTGTGTTTATAGGTAATGATCATATAGGACAGGCCCGTCTTAGGTTGATGACCGGAATCTGGCGGACATCCCTTTTGCCTTGGCAGGGCAACCGATTTACTGAAAAAAAGATGAAAGACGATATCAAAAAAGTCATGCAGTTTTACCGGAAAAAAGGGTATGCCGATGTTCAGGTGACGGCACAACCGTTGCCGGTCGAAGGCCGTGACGGTCTGGACGTCGTTTTCACCATTGATGAAGGCCCGCTGTACGACATTGATATCCAGGGCAACGACGCCATGTATACATGGATGTTAAAAAAAGAGCTTCTGCTTGAAGATAACGGCAACAAAAACGATTTTGCCCTGAAAAAAAGCATGCGCAATATCAAAAAACGTTATGAGATCAAGGGGTTTCAGGATGTTAACGTTAAAGACGAAGATACGCCCTCAAAGGATCCGGGGGTGCGCCAGGTGAATATCGTTATCGATGAGGGGGAAAAGTACACCGTGTCTGAACTGAAAATCAGCGGCGCAGACACGTTGCCTTTAGAAGAGCTCAAAAAAAATATATTGACCGAAGAAAAAGGCGCTTTCAGCCAGGCGGAATTGAAAGATGACCTCAAAGCGGTTAAGGCGGTCTATTTTTCCAAAGGGTTTACAAAAACCCGGGTGAATAAAAAAGTTAAGATTAGTGACCGGCCGGATAAAAAAGGAAAACAGGTCGCCGTTGAGATCATTATAAAAGAAGGTCCAAGAACAAAGATTCAGCAGGTGGATATCCAGGGGCTGTCTGTCATTTCCCTGGATGAAGCCCATGGTGTTTTGGCCATGAAAGCAGGGGATTGGTATAACAGTGCCCAGATCAATGATGATATTTCCGCTCTAAAACAGAAGGTTGCCGAACAAGGCTACCCCCATGTCCAGATCAAAGAAGATGCCAAATTTTCCAAAGACAAAACCCGGATTCAGATCTCCTATGGGGTGGACCAGGGGCCCAAGGTGGTGGTGGGTAAGATCTTTTACGCAGGAACCCTGCGGATGAATCAGAAGGAGCTTGAAGACGAGATGGCGATTGCTCCGGGAGAGCCCTTTTCCATGATGAAGATCGTGGAGTCTCGCAGAAATATCCAGGACCTTACGGCCGTGGATACTGTTCGAATTAGAGTGGCAGGATTGAAAACCAGGCAATCCGAGGTCGATCTGATTGTGGAGATATCCGAGAAAAAACCCTATTATGTGGAACTGGCCGGCGGATATGATACCTCCCGGCATTTGTATATGGAAACGGGCATCGGGGATAAGGATTTTCTGGGCCATAATCTGAATGCCCAGGCCGGTCTTGAGTGGAGCCAGGTGGGGTACGGCATGAATGTCTCCTTGACTGAACCCAGGTTTCTTTCCACCCGCGTCACCTCTACGAGTAAGGTGTATACAAAAGAAACCGAGGCATTCAATAAAGATTATGGCACCCGGACCTATGGCCTGTCCCAGACATTTTTGCGCAATTTCAGTAACAAAAAGGCCAGCGTATTCGTGGGCGGGGGATATGAATACCGGGATCAGTATTTAAGGGTGGATCGTACGCTTGATGATGATGAAAAGGACGATTACGGGGTTCGCCACATCGGCCAGGTGAATACGGGGCTTACCTGGCGCACAACCGATTCCCTGGTCCGTCCCCGGAACGGGGTGTTGGCAATGACCACCTTTGATGTACTCAAAGGTGTGGGGTCCAGTCAGGATGATTTTTACAGATATGCTTTGGAACTGCGGTATTATTGGTCTGCCACCGACGACCTGGTTATCGCCATGCGCGGTCGTTACGGGTGTATGGGGACTTATGGGGGCAATGACCATATCGCCGATGACCAGCTCTATTATCTGGGCGGGGCTTCAACAGTCAGAGGGTTTGATGAAAACATGCTGCAGCATGATGACGATGACGACGCCGTGGGCGGCCGCTCCATGATGCTGGGCTCGGTGGAAGCCCGGTATGATCTGGGGTTAAATTATGAGTTTGCCCTGTTTTTTGACACCGGCGCCTTGACCCAAATTCAGGAACCGGACATCTCGGAATCCTTTAGAAGCAGTGTGGGAATTGGTCTGCGGCGTCAGACGCCGGTGGGGCCCATCAGTGTGCTGTACGGCTGGAAACTGGATCCCCAGGCCGGGGAAAGCAAGGGCTGTTTTTATTTTTCCATGGGCTACACCTTTTAA
- a CDS encoding universal stress protein, translating into MKLIVGYKRGTNQAENLLELALKRAQLFNATVLIVTIMPEGMEKDQERINETQADLETAKTHFDRKDIPCETHLLIRGIDPGDDLVNFAKETQADEVIIGVKNRTKVGKLLLGSTAQAVVLNAPCPVVTMK; encoded by the coding sequence ATGAAACTTATCGTGGGCTACAAACGTGGCACAAACCAGGCGGAAAACCTTCTTGAGCTTGCATTGAAACGGGCGCAGCTTTTTAATGCAACCGTGTTGATCGTTACCATCATGCCCGAAGGCATGGAAAAGGATCAGGAACGGATCAATGAGACGCAAGCCGATCTGGAAACGGCCAAAACCCATTTTGACAGGAAAGATATTCCCTGTGAAACCCATTTGTTGATCCGCGGCATTGATCCCGGGGACGATCTGGTTAATTTTGCCAAGGAGACCCAGGCAGACGAAGTCATTATCGGTGTGAAAAACAGAACCAAGGTGGGCAAGCTGCTGCTGGGTTCCACCGCCCAGGCTGTGGTGCTTAATGCGCCTTGCCCGGTGGTTACCATGAAATAG
- the topA gene encoding type I DNA topoisomerase, which produces MAKPLIIVESPTKIKTLKKYIGKDYNVAASAGHIRDLPVKDLGIDVDDNFKAQYVNIKDKAKVISNLKKTAGDTDEIFLAPDPDREGEAIAFHIMEILKKKDRKFHRVLIHELTQKGITDALSHPTQPDADKYDAQQARRKLDRLVGYQISPLLWQKVQRGLSAGRVQSVAVKIICDREREIRAFEPEEYWTITADLEAANPPIFNAALIKVAGKKAKVTNGEQAHAIVADLEKATFIVREIKNKTLKRNPLPPFITSKLQQDAINRLRFSAKKTMVVAQQLYEGIEIGSGGPEGLITYMRTDSTRIAPEAAQEALEMIRQSFGDEYALDAPRFFKNKNKAQDAHEAIRPTSVHNTPEKLQNFLSPDQFKLYDLIWKRFVASQMAQALIDQKSILIDATEKYLFSVSGSTTRFDGFMRLYATEEKSQENGIQALPPVEPKEQLATRKINPDQHFTKPPPRFSEASLVKELEKNGIGRPSTYASIIAVIQDKGYVELIKRYFTPSELGFIVNDLLVSSFPNLLDISFTAQMETNLDDVERGKLNEVELLKTFYSDFKTTLDNAQDKMVSVKGVGIETDIKCPLCGKPVNIKIGRNGHFLACTGYPECSFTSNYTRDEKGKIEIVEKVQDSEPVKDCPECGKPMVMKDGRFGLFVACTGYPDCKHTESVAQENSTKDTGVPCPEKGCDGTIVEKHSKRGKVFYGCSRYPDCTFATWDKPVNESCPDCGSTYLLEKETKRDGKIHKCPNRECGFKQSVLQVPEKES; this is translated from the coding sequence TTGGCTAAGCCGCTTATCATTGTCGAATCGCCAACCAAAATCAAAACCCTGAAAAAGTACATTGGAAAGGACTATAATGTGGCAGCCAGTGCAGGCCACATCCGCGACCTTCCGGTGAAAGATCTCGGGATTGATGTGGACGACAATTTTAAGGCCCAGTATGTCAATATAAAAGACAAAGCCAAGGTGATCTCCAATCTGAAAAAAACCGCCGGCGACACCGATGAGATATTTCTTGCCCCTGACCCGGACCGTGAAGGGGAAGCCATTGCCTTTCATATCATGGAAATTCTGAAAAAAAAGGACCGCAAATTCCACCGGGTCCTGATCCATGAGTTGACCCAAAAAGGGATCACCGATGCCCTTTCCCATCCCACCCAGCCGGATGCGGACAAGTATGACGCCCAGCAGGCCAGAAGAAAACTCGATCGGCTGGTGGGGTACCAGATATCACCGCTTTTATGGCAAAAGGTTCAAAGGGGCCTCAGCGCCGGCCGGGTTCAGTCCGTGGCCGTTAAAATCATCTGTGACCGGGAGCGCGAGATCCGGGCATTTGAACCGGAAGAGTACTGGACCATTACCGCAGACCTTGAGGCGGCAAATCCGCCAATTTTCAATGCGGCGTTGATAAAAGTAGCTGGTAAAAAAGCCAAAGTCACCAACGGGGAACAGGCCCATGCCATTGTGGCGGACCTTGAAAAGGCCACTTTCATCGTCCGGGAAATCAAAAACAAAACTTTAAAACGCAATCCCTTGCCGCCGTTTATTACCAGTAAACTCCAGCAGGATGCTATCAACCGTCTGCGGTTCTCCGCCAAAAAAACAATGGTTGTGGCCCAGCAACTCTATGAAGGTATTGAGATCGGCAGCGGTGGCCCAGAAGGTCTGATCACTTACATGCGTACGGACTCAACCCGTATTGCCCCGGAAGCGGCCCAGGAGGCGTTGGAGATGATCCGCCAATCCTTTGGCGACGAATATGCCCTGGATGCCCCCAGGTTCTTTAAAAATAAAAACAAGGCCCAGGATGCCCATGAAGCCATCCGCCCGACTTCAGTGCACAACACTCCGGAAAAGCTGCAAAACTTTTTGTCACCGGACCAGTTCAAACTCTATGATCTGATCTGGAAACGGTTTGTGGCCTCCCAAATGGCCCAGGCCCTGATCGACCAGAAATCCATTTTAATCGACGCCACAGAAAAATACCTGTTTTCCGTTTCAGGATCCACCACCCGGTTTGACGGATTCATGCGATTGTATGCCACCGAGGAAAAAAGCCAAGAAAACGGCATCCAGGCGCTGCCACCGGTGGAGCCCAAGGAGCAGCTGGCAACCCGTAAAATCAATCCCGACCAGCATTTTACCAAGCCCCCGCCACGCTTTTCCGAAGCGTCCCTTGTCAAGGAGCTTGAAAAAAACGGTATCGGCAGGCCGTCCACCTATGCGTCCATTATCGCCGTAATCCAGGACAAAGGCTATGTGGAGCTGATCAAACGCTATTTTACCCCCAGTGAGCTTGGCTTTATTGTTAATGATCTTTTGGTCAGTTCTTTTCCCAATCTTTTGGACATCTCTTTCACGGCCCAGATGGAGACCAATCTTGATGATGTGGAGCGGGGAAAACTTAACGAAGTTGAACTGTTAAAAACATTTTATTCTGATTTTAAAACAACCCTGGATAACGCCCAGGACAAGATGGTCTCCGTCAAGGGCGTCGGCATAGAGACCGATATCAAATGTCCCCTGTGCGGTAAACCCGTTAACATTAAAATCGGCAGAAACGGGCATTTTCTGGCCTGTACCGGATATCCCGAGTGCAGCTTCACCAGCAATTATACAAGGGATGAAAAAGGCAAGATTGAGATTGTCGAAAAGGTCCAGGACAGTGAACCGGTCAAAGACTGCCCCGAATGCGGCAAGCCCATGGTGATGAAAGACGGCAGATTCGGTTTGTTTGTCGCCTGTACCGGATACCCGGACTGCAAACACACAGAATCGGTGGCCCAGGAAAATTCAACCAAAGATACAGGCGTTCCCTGCCCTGAAAAAGGGTGTGACGGAACAATTGTGGAAAAACATTCAAAGCGGGGAAAAGTATTCTACGGGTGTTCCAGATACCCGGACTGCACCTTCGCCACCTGGGATAAACCGGTTAATGAAAGCTGTCCGGACTGCGGAAGCACCTATCTGCTTGAAAAAGAGACAAAACGGGACGGCAAAATTCACAAATGCCCGAACCGTGAATGCGGCTTTAAACAGAGTGTTTTGCAGGTTCCGGAAAAAGAGAGCTAA
- the ybgF gene encoding tol-pal system protein YbgF has protein sequence MPASRQHILRIAPLCFILFLTASCGSLKPYNRTVDQAQNTTVPDTTSVPIDTSLDQDIRTRHLEEKINQLEDRLVLLEKKLNSHPKPEPEPPQKQISQKLSPLPAKPSRPAVPKKTEKIDPVKLYNKGRELLLEKRNIPMAQALFSEFIKAFPDHKLADNAMYWLGECSYTTGHYKEAAKIFKTLVQTYPKGQKVPDALLKTGYSYISIDDVTQANIYFKQVITRFPFSAAADKAQKKLYQTQ, from the coding sequence ATGCCCGCATCCAGACAACATATTTTAAGGATTGCGCCGCTTTGTTTTATTCTTTTTTTGACTGCGTCCTGCGGGTCGCTCAAGCCCTATAACCGAACTGTGGATCAGGCACAGAACACCACTGTGCCTGATACCACATCCGTTCCCATCGACACATCACTGGACCAGGATATTCGCACCCGGCACCTGGAAGAAAAAATCAACCAACTTGAAGACCGGTTGGTTCTGCTGGAAAAAAAATTAAACTCACACCCCAAACCGGAACCGGAACCGCCCCAAAAACAGATATCCCAAAAGCTTTCGCCGCTCCCGGCCAAGCCCAGCAGGCCTGCTGTCCCTAAAAAAACTGAAAAGATAGATCCTGTAAAGCTTTACAATAAAGGCCGGGAGTTGTTGCTTGAAAAACGCAATATTCCCATGGCCCAGGCATTGTTTTCAGAGTTTATCAAAGCGTTCCCCGATCATAAACTTGCCGACAACGCCATGTACTGGCTTGGGGAGTGCAGCTACACCACAGGTCATTATAAAGAGGCTGCAAAAATTTTCAAAACCCTGGTCCAGACCTATCCCAAGGGCCAGAAAGTTCCGGATGCTCTGCTTAAAACAGGTTATTCATATATCTCCATAGATGATGTAACCCAGGCCAATATATATTTTAAGCAAGTCATCACCCGCTTCCCCTTTTCAGCGGCAGCAGACAAGGCACAAAAAAAACTATACCAAACCCAGTAA
- the dprA gene encoding DNA-processing protein DprA, whose translation MTSCPDIYLPWFLLTELPGLSPRVIKKLISHFKTPENILAASKTQLSSVPDIPAKAIKSLVSHKNFKAGAQERLTQALDSDYKIVVLTDPKYPDLLKEIPDPPALLFYDGTLDLHAPCIAIVGSRNATRYGMDTARYLAQRLTALGFTIVSGMALGIDTAAHTGALENETGQTLAVLGSGLDHIYPRHNRPLYCRIKKQGAVISEFFPDTAPLPGNFPRRNRIIAGISCGTIVVEAARKSGSLITARLAGEYNREVFAVPGSIKSSKSRGTHHLIKQGAHLIENEMDVIDELSQFVHAADNVAPFELTKNKPTMDKIQTIVYKNLDLYPEHIDHITASSGLTSAQVSAALLDLELSGLIVRHPGNKFSLLEE comes from the coding sequence ATGACCTCCTGTCCGGACATATATCTGCCCTGGTTTCTTTTAACGGAACTGCCGGGTTTAAGTCCGCGTGTGATAAAAAAACTGATCTCGCATTTTAAAACACCCGAAAACATTTTGGCGGCATCCAAAACACAGCTGTCGTCTGTGCCGGATATACCTGCCAAAGCAATAAAAAGCCTTGTCAGCCACAAAAATTTTAAGGCTGGCGCCCAGGAACGCCTCACCCAAGCCCTGGATTCGGACTACAAAATAGTCGTATTAACCGACCCAAAATACCCTGACCTGCTCAAAGAGATCCCCGATCCCCCGGCCCTTCTATTTTATGACGGCACCCTGGATCTTCATGCGCCCTGTATCGCCATTGTCGGTTCACGAAATGCGACCCGGTACGGTATGGATACCGCCCGTTACCTTGCCCAACGCCTGACGGCATTGGGCTTTACCATTGTGTCCGGTATGGCTTTGGGAATTGATACCGCCGCCCACACAGGCGCCCTGGAAAATGAAACCGGACAGACACTGGCGGTTCTCGGATCCGGCCTTGACCATATCTATCCAAGACACAACCGGCCTTTATATTGCCGGATCAAAAAACAAGGTGCCGTCATTTCCGAATTTTTCCCGGACACTGCCCCGTTGCCCGGCAATTTTCCCCGGCGCAACAGGATTATTGCAGGCATTTCCTGCGGGACAATTGTGGTGGAGGCGGCCCGGAAAAGCGGATCTTTGATCACGGCACGATTGGCCGGAGAATACAACCGCGAGGTATTTGCCGTCCCGGGCTCTATCAAATCCTCCAAAAGCCGTGGGACCCATCATCTCATTAAACAGGGTGCACATCTCATAGAAAATGAGATGGATGTCATTGATGAATTGTCCCAGTTTGTCCATGCCGCAGATAATGTCGCTCCATTTGAGCTCACAAAAAATAAACCAACCATGGACAAAATCCAGACCATAGTATATAAAAACCTCGATCTTTACCCCGAACATATTGATCATATCACCGCATCAAGCGGTCTGACGAGCGCCCAGGTTTCTGCAGCCTTACTTGACTTGGAATTATCCGGGCTTATTGTTCGTCATCCAGGCAATAAATTTTCACTTTTGGAGGAATAA
- the secF gene encoding protein translocase subunit SecF: protein MQFIKPDTHFDFMGIRKIGFAVSLILILAGIVSLVIHKGPNYGIDFAGGTLVQVKFSQKVDVSDIRKGLDEIGLKDISVQGFGDPAANEYLIRTSSDADALGTQLSDTVSKGLKDATTLEPDIRRIEMVGPQVGKDLKKQALLAIFYSLLFITIYISGRFEQKWTVAGITAGALMAAVYFLSVFNLSMPVLIAGALIVSLVLFWYLQLQYAIGAIVALIHDVTITVGVFSLLNLDFSLQIIAALLTIIGYSLNDTIIVFDRIRENIKGNTDHSLVSDLFNRSINETLSRTILTSATTLVVLLALYFMGGEIIHNFAFAMIIGVVVGTYSSIFIASPLVFMAHRKK from the coding sequence ATGCAGTTTATCAAGCCTGATACCCATTTCGATTTTATGGGAATCCGCAAAATAGGCTTTGCGGTTTCCCTGATCCTGATTCTGGCAGGTATTGTATCTCTGGTTATTCACAAAGGCCCCAATTACGGTATTGATTTTGCCGGCGGCACCCTGGTACAGGTAAAATTTTCCCAAAAAGTTGATGTGTCCGACATCCGCAAAGGGTTGGATGAAATTGGGCTTAAAGATATATCTGTCCAGGGATTTGGTGATCCGGCGGCCAACGAATACCTGATCCGCACCTCCAGTGATGCCGACGCCCTGGGTACTCAGTTATCGGATACCGTGTCAAAAGGGTTAAAAGATGCAACCACCCTGGAGCCGGACATCCGTCGTATTGAAATGGTTGGCCCCCAGGTTGGAAAAGACTTAAAAAAGCAGGCGCTTCTGGCTATTTTTTATTCCCTGCTCTTTATCACGATATACATATCGGGCCGTTTTGAACAAAAATGGACCGTTGCCGGCATCACCGCAGGGGCATTGATGGCGGCGGTCTACTTTTTATCTGTTTTTAACCTCTCCATGCCGGTTCTGATTGCAGGTGCCCTGATTGTCTCCCTGGTTCTGTTCTGGTATCTCCAACTGCAGTATGCCATTGGCGCCATTGTGGCCCTGATCCACGATGTGACCATTACCGTTGGGGTATTTTCCCTGCTCAACCTTGATTTTTCCCTGCAGATCATTGCAGCCCTTTTGACCATCATTGGGTATTCACTGAACGACACCATTATCGTATTTGACCGGATCAGGGAAAATATCAAGGGAAATACTGACCACTCCCTGGTATCGGACCTGTTTAACCGCAGTATCAATGAAACCCTGTCGCGGACCATATTGACATCGGCGACCACATTGGTTGTACTGCTGGCACTGTATTTCATGGGTGGAGAAATCATTCATAACTTTGCCTTTGCCATGATCATCGGTGTGGTGGTGGGGACCTATTCATCCATTTTCATTGCGTCTCCCCTGGTTTTTATGGCCCACAGAAAAAAATAA
- a CDS encoding glutamate--tRNA ligase family protein, giving the protein MQQTSLLFKNSPPVCISNIPVHPVSRLAPTPSGFLHLGNAVNFIVTWALVRSRKGQLHLRIDDMDGIRFRPDVLEDIFASLKWLGLDWDTGPSGPDDFYQNFSLHKKREYYRSRLQVLNKSDKTGPHTFVCRCSRASIKKISPSGLYPGTCRGAGLVFEPGRNAVRLRVDKDARIQVGNQVIDLAQTFGDYVVWRKDDQPSYHLASLLEDEDNHINFIVRGQDLLWSTAAQIYLAQCFGFSSFPDCRFVHHGLVFAENGEKLSKSRGAYSLKDLRASGGTFIDAVKTAARVLGVNRDGIFTAQDLKQALSS; this is encoded by the coding sequence GTGCAGCAAACGTCTCTTCTTTTTAAAAACAGTCCACCCGTGTGCATTTCCAATATTCCAGTCCACCCGGTCTCACGCCTTGCACCCACCCCCAGCGGTTTTTTGCACCTGGGCAATGCCGTAAATTTTATAGTGACCTGGGCACTTGTCCGAAGCCGTAAAGGGCAGCTTCATCTGCGCATTGATGATATGGACGGTATCCGTTTCAGGCCCGATGTTCTGGAAGACATTTTCGCAAGCCTTAAGTGGCTCGGACTTGACTGGGATACAGGACCGTCAGGGCCCGATGATTTTTATCAAAATTTTTCTTTGCATAAAAAAAGAGAATATTACCGGAGCAGGTTGCAGGTCTTGAATAAATCAGACAAAACCGGGCCGCATACCTTTGTGTGCCGATGCAGCCGGGCATCCATAAAAAAAATATCCCCCAGTGGACTGTATCCGGGCACATGCCGGGGCGCAGGCCTTGTCTTTGAGCCGGGGCGCAATGCCGTCCGGCTGAGGGTGGATAAGGATGCCCGAATTCAAGTCGGAAATCAAGTCATTGATCTTGCCCAGACATTTGGCGATTATGTCGTCTGGCGCAAGGATGATCAACCCAGTTATCATTTGGCAAGCCTTTTGGAAGATGAAGATAACCATATTAATTTTATTGTCCGGGGCCAGGACCTTCTATGGTCCACAGCCGCCCAGATTTATCTTGCCCAATGTTTTGGGTTCTCTTCATTTCCGGATTGCCGGTTCGTTCACCACGGACTCGTTTTCGCAGAAAATGGGGAAAAGCTGTCAAAATCCAGGGGGGCATATTCCCTCAAGGATCTAAGAGCATCCGGGGGCACTTTTATTGATGCCGTAAAGACAGCAGCCCGGGTGTTAGGGGTGAACCGCGACGGGATTTTTACGGCCCAGGATTTAAAACAGGCATTGTCGTCATGA
- a CDS encoding PilZ domain-containing protein: MTDNFLKDDALLEEIMSHVRSLTQDLQKDVLAYILNLKEPRSYPRVTRPIEMDVSIDDKVIQTDAENLSAAGVLIKSRMSPDIGIPVRIVFSLPGQARPFKLTGTVVRTDMGRIGIYFSEMAPYAREHLNNLIQAL, encoded by the coding sequence GTGACGGATAACTTTTTAAAAGACGATGCGCTACTCGAAGAGATCATGTCACACGTCCGTTCCCTGACCCAGGATCTTCAAAAAGATGTCCTGGCGTATATCCTCAATCTTAAGGAGCCCAGATCTTACCCCCGGGTGACCAGGCCCATTGAAATGGATGTTTCCATTGATGATAAAGTGATTCAAACCGATGCCGAAAATTTGAGTGCCGCAGGAGTGTTGATTAAATCCAGAATGAGTCCTGATATCGGGATCCCGGTAAGAATCGTCTTTTCTTTGCCCGGTCAGGCCAGGCCTTTTAAACTTACCGGCACGGTGGTCAGAACAGATATGGGCCGAATCGGCATCTATTTTTCCGAAATGGCACCCTATGCCCGGGAACACCTGAATAATTTAATTCAAGCGCTTTAG